In Carassius auratus strain Wakin unplaced genomic scaffold, ASM336829v1 scaf_tig00028723, whole genome shotgun sequence, one genomic interval encodes:
- the LOC113079607 gene encoding uncharacterized protein LOC113079607, with translation MVEEKKTVMEGESLTLHTGFTGTLGDVTIQWCYETEDNLIAEIKRGTTKKQEGADGRFSGKLKLDGHTGDLTISNIRTIHSGLYKLKINSSTGTKYKRFIVTINVKSVSVTAGNSVYLQTNAEIQSDDLILWTRGADNVLIVKKDSQSTTVNERFRGRLRLGKKTASLTITDLTNTDSGHFKLQIINSKRTIFRRVNVTVTGSTGNQVSELETAVMLLSDDVDGVNEQEETWSLS, from the exons atgG TCGAAGAGAAGAAgacagtgatggagggagaatcTCTCACTCTACACACTGGTTTTACTGGAACACTGGGAGATGTTACGATACAGTGGTGCTATGAAACTGAAGACAATCTCATTGCTGAAATCAAAAGAGGGACTACAAAGAAACAGGAGGGTGCAGATGGGAGATTCAGCGGCAAACTGAAGCTGGATGGTCATACTGGAGATCTCACAATCAGTAACATCAGGACCATTCACTCTGGACTCTATAAACTTAAGATCAACAGCTCCACAGGAACCAAATACAAGAGATTCATTGTTACAATCAATG tgaagtcagtgtcagtgacggcAGGAAATTCTGTGTATCTCCAAACTAATGCTGAAATACAGAGCGATGATCTGATACTGTGGACGCGTGGAGCGGACAACGTTCTCATTGTTAAAAAAGATTCACAGTCAACTACTGTTAATGAGAGATTCAGAGGCAGACTTCGGTTGGGCAAGAAGACTgcatctctgaccatcacagacctCACAAATACAGACTCAGGACATTTTAAACTGCAGATCATCAACTCTAAAAGGACCATATTCAGGAGAGTCAATGTGACTGTCACCG GTTCCACAGGAAACCAAGTGAGTGAATTAGAGACCGCCGTAATGCTGCTGTCGGACGATGTGGATGGAGTGAATGAGCAGGAAGAGACATGGTCCCTTTCATGA
- the LOC113079609 gene encoding uncharacterized protein LOC113079609, whose product MASVPGGETSKTESMSVTEGDAVTLYSDLSEILNDDTIMWMFGPKDTFIYQIRRKDDLTSFMVTDDERFRGRLQVDQKTGSLTIRNTRKRHSEQYKLTSSREIITIKIFNVTVLAVVGKTDGVKSVSLSVMKGDPVTLRADSEIHQDALMLWRFGDKGILLAKIDIETNESLLNDADEGFKDRLQLNDRTGSLTIKNTRTTDSGLYELQIKGSESLHRFLVSVRGE is encoded by the exons gtGTGCCAGGTGGAGAGACAAGTAAAACTGAGTCCATGTCAGTGACAGAGGGGGATGCTGTCACTCTATATTCTGATCTTTCGGAAATACTGAATGATGATACAATAATGTGGATGTTTGGACCTAAAGACACTTTCATATACCAAATCCGAAGAAAGGATGACTTGACCTCATTTATGGTCACCGATGATGAGCGATTCAGAGGCAGATTGCAGGTGGATCAAAAGACTGGCTCTCTCACCATCAGAAACACCAGAAAGAGACACTCAGAACAATATAAACTAACAAGCTCTAgagaaataattacaataaagatATTTAATGTTACTGTCTTAG CTGTGGTTGGTAAGACGGATGGAGTCAAGTCAGTGTCATTGTCAGTGATGAAGGGGGATCCCGTCACTCTACGTGCTGATTCTGAAATACACCAAGATGCTCTGATGCTCTGGAGGTTTGGAGATAAAGGCATTCTTCTAGCTAAAATTGACATTGAGACCAATGAGAGCTTATTAAATGATGCTGATGAGGGATTCAAAGATCGGCTGCAGCTGAATGATCGGACTGGATCTTTGACCATCaagaacaccagaaccacagactctggactttatgaactACAGATCAAAGGCAGTGAGAGCTTACACAGATTCCTGGTTTCTGTCAGAGGTGAGTAA